In Colwellia sp. M166, a genomic segment contains:
- a CDS encoding DEAD/DEAH box helicase yields the protein MQFSDFGLDSKIMATVEHLGFSEPTEIQQQAIPAAMTGHDLIASSKTGSGKTLAFIIPAMQRLLKNRALSKRDPRVVILTPTRELAKQVFTQLRMFTSGSQFKAVLILGGENFNDQVKTLEKDPHFIVATPGRLADHLSQGHFYLTGLELLILDEADRMLDLGFAEQLAQINKAADHRKRQTLMFSATLDHAQVNDFALALLKKPKRIAIGSAHTEHKDITKRFYFCDNLSHKEKLLQYFINTEDHQQMIIFTATRADTDRLSTLLTEQGLSTVALSGELNQGQRNQIMDGFSKGQQKILITTDLASRGLDLINVSHVINFDMPKHTEEFVHRIGRTGRAGSKGDSISFVGPKDWLSFKNVEGFLQQKLTFDIVDGLKAKFKGLKPRKIKIDVKIQDNKKSIRQPKQPKAKKIVKKSFLADDAGDLPVLKRKKAVAPKEIESSDIDEVE from the coding sequence TTGCAGTTTAGTGATTTTGGATTAGATAGTAAAATAATGGCAACCGTTGAACATTTAGGTTTTAGCGAGCCTACTGAAATCCAGCAACAGGCCATTCCTGCTGCTATGACAGGTCATGATTTGATCGCATCATCCAAAACAGGATCTGGTAAAACACTAGCGTTTATTATTCCTGCAATGCAGCGCTTATTAAAAAACCGCGCTTTGAGTAAACGTGATCCGCGGGTGGTTATTTTAACTCCTACTCGTGAGCTTGCTAAGCAAGTGTTTACTCAATTAAGAATGTTCACCTCAGGCTCACAGTTTAAAGCGGTATTAATTCTTGGTGGTGAGAATTTTAATGATCAAGTTAAAACTTTAGAGAAAGACCCGCATTTTATTGTCGCGACACCAGGGCGTTTAGCTGATCACCTTTCACAAGGACACTTTTACTTAACGGGTTTAGAGTTATTGATTCTTGATGAAGCTGATCGCATGCTAGATTTAGGCTTTGCTGAGCAACTAGCACAAATCAATAAAGCTGCCGATCACAGAAAACGTCAAACATTAATGTTTTCAGCAACCTTAGATCATGCACAAGTTAATGACTTCGCATTAGCCTTACTAAAAAAACCAAAGCGTATCGCCATTGGTAGCGCTCATACTGAGCATAAAGATATTACTAAACGTTTCTATTTTTGCGATAACTTAAGCCATAAAGAGAAGCTTCTTCAGTATTTTATTAATACTGAAGATCATCAACAAATGATTATCTTTACTGCTACTCGTGCGGATACCGACAGACTCTCAACCTTGCTCACTGAACAAGGTTTAAGCACTGTTGCATTAAGTGGTGAGCTAAATCAAGGCCAACGTAATCAAATTATGGATGGCTTTAGTAAAGGCCAACAAAAAATCTTGATCACTACAGATTTAGCCTCTCGTGGTTTAGATTTAATTAATGTCTCGCACGTTATTAACTTTGATATGCCAAAGCATACAGAAGAATTTGTTCATCGTATTGGCCGGACAGGACGAGCTGGTAGTAAAGGCGACTCCATTTCTTTTGTTGGACCAAAAGACTGGTTAAGCTTTAAAAATGTTGAAGGTTTTTTACAACAAAAGCTTACTTTTGATATTGTTGATGGTTTAAAGGCTAAATTTAAGGGATTAAAGCCTAGAAAAATTAAAATCGATGTTAAAATACAAGATAATAAAAAATCGATAAGACAGCCTAAGCAGCCAAAAGCTAAGAAAATTGTTAAGAAGAGCTTTTTAGCCGATGATGCCGGTGATTTGCCGGTATTGAAACGTAAGAAAGCTGTTGCGCCGAAAGAGATTGAAAGTAGCGATATTGACGAAGTGGAGTAA
- a CDS encoding GNAT family N-acetyltransferase: MTISKIEKHLPTQISTYLVIKAKKSDKKDIQRFYKTQRYAAGFIGHDHAYFIKHNTEIIACVIISAGQESGLFWLLHGLVIDSEHRGSGIASLLLRTVIAEQVFKEENKQVRYDNIICFADQALATLYLSNKFVSHNTAKDIAQLPDEFRQRFLRYRENHKNLCCYFYNANFPYCA, encoded by the coding sequence ATGACAATATCAAAGATAGAAAAACACTTGCCTACTCAGATCTCCACTTACCTGGTGATAAAAGCCAAAAAATCAGACAAAAAAGACATTCAACGCTTCTATAAAACTCAACGTTACGCAGCTGGCTTTATTGGGCATGACCACGCTTATTTTATAAAGCATAATACAGAGATTATTGCTTGCGTGATCATATCAGCAGGTCAAGAAAGTGGGCTATTTTGGTTACTGCATGGGTTAGTTATTGACTCCGAACATCGTGGTAGCGGCATAGCAAGTTTATTATTACGCACTGTCATAGCCGAGCAGGTTTTCAAAGAAGAGAACAAACAAGTCCGTTATGACAATATCATTTGCTTTGCTGATCAGGCATTAGCAACACTTTACTTGTCGAATAAGTTTGTCAGTCACAACACAGCAAAAGATATTGCACAATTACCCGATGAATTTCGTCAGCGCTTTTTACGCTATAGAGAAAATCATAAAAACTTATGCTGTTACTTTTATAATGCTAATTTTCCATACTGTGCTTAG
- the folD gene encoding bifunctional methylenetetrahydrofolate dehydrogenase/methenyltetrahydrofolate cyclohydrolase FolD translates to MNIDGKLTAKKLREQLAVEVSALKLSHGLAPSLTVIVVGDDPASQIYVKNKVKQTQEVGMISNEIKLPATTSELELLEQLEQLNNDNSVHGVLVQLPLPKHIDESVIISAINPNKDVDGFHALNSGRLFNGEPGALVPCTPQGCIILAKQHLGNDLSGKHAVVIGRSNIVGKPVAILLLQENCTVTIAHSKTINLAEVCQQADILVAAVGIAKFVKAEWVKEGATVIDVGINRIINHEGKVRLVGDVDYDEVVDKCGAITPVPGGVGPMTIACLLKNTLIAAKHSMEN, encoded by the coding sequence ATGAATATTGATGGAAAGTTAACAGCAAAAAAATTAAGAGAGCAACTAGCTGTTGAAGTATCTGCATTAAAATTGAGTCATGGTCTTGCTCCAAGTCTAACGGTAATCGTTGTTGGGGATGATCCGGCAAGTCAGATCTATGTGAAAAATAAAGTAAAACAAACACAAGAAGTCGGTATGATTTCTAATGAAATTAAGTTGCCAGCCACTACAAGCGAATTGGAGCTACTAGAACAATTAGAGCAGTTAAATAATGACAATAGTGTGCATGGTGTTTTGGTGCAGTTACCTTTACCAAAACATATTGATGAAAGTGTTATCATTTCGGCTATAAATCCGAACAAAGATGTTGATGGTTTTCATGCGCTGAACTCCGGTCGATTATTTAATGGTGAACCAGGGGCATTAGTACCATGTACGCCACAAGGCTGTATTATATTGGCAAAGCAACACTTAGGTAATGATCTATCTGGAAAACATGCCGTGGTCATTGGTCGTTCGAACATTGTTGGTAAGCCCGTCGCTATACTGCTACTACAAGAAAACTGCACAGTAACTATTGCACACTCAAAAACAATTAACTTAGCCGAAGTTTGTCAACAAGCTGATATTTTAGTTGCTGCTGTCGGTATTGCTAAATTTGTTAAGGCTGAATGGGTTAAAGAAGGTGCCACGGTAATTGATGTCGGTATTAACAGGATCATAAATCATGAAGGCAAAGTCAGGCTTGTTGGCGATGTTGACTATGATGAGGTTGTTGATAAGTGCGGTGCAATTACACCAGTGCCAGGTGGTGTAGGTCCTATGACGATAGCATGCCTATTAAAGAATACACTCATTGCTGCTAAGCACAGTATGGAAAATTAG
- a CDS encoding winged helix-turn-helix domain-containing protein: MSARDEPQATPLLDSINSRFSVDGELHQGFQLGSIVIEPDLGVIIRNGQRYHLAPKAMEILLFLSSTNGEIVSREQILSFGWGDNHAAKNNVTHIISEIRHVLDDHKECPTYIQTIPRKGYRMLLPTITKSRNSIWPFPADQAGQIIDSEKKWKLSFSLLKSSRLINASAAYLVVSWVLLQVFSIILPIFDVPTWGGKVAALCLVVGFPIVISFQWLKEFKIRKKFNHENTKKHRFIYRQFAIDSFFVLIILLVIYYVSTHLIEKIENESSIQPINAVNEDKAPQANFTENAVAILSFHATDTVNNPQYFISGLQEELINLVALKPAFKVSSMRAIDALGPKASITQIKNRLGVKYIVEGKSKTINGTLIINTVMTDVITGFQVWSDESKGSTNELVLLYNELSRKIINALHWLIVGDKSLNNSNYLPTESFLAYDAYLQGKEKYRNSKSIKALYQAEQLFLKALQLDPDFVQASSALCHIYLDKYLLNDDTNEYQKGLNVCQLIASNEMVSFESQLALGTLYRVNGQYQKAEQHLNKAKLIKPDASEVFISLAELYTKLGQISRAENLYQQAINLERGNWKNYYDYGLFLFYSGRYEQAISQFNKVTLINKNTAMVFNALGAVYYMVLDFEQANVAWSKSLAIEPISVTYSNLGTVLFFMQRFENAAEMYLKSAELSPLDPTVWGNLGDAYKYSKNKRPNAKLAYQKGLELAQKNALINDKYPSLQAQISRYYSELEQCEQAKVHQEIVLTNNIQDPYIYYDLAIVSINCFDVDAIKLFIEKAILLGYPSKLLLADPQFYDYKLWLQKLVKPIHKKKGIQ, from the coding sequence GTGTCAGCGAGAGATGAACCACAAGCAACACCTTTATTAGATAGCATTAATAGTCGCTTTAGCGTCGATGGAGAATTACATCAAGGCTTTCAATTAGGTTCAATTGTTATTGAACCGGATCTTGGGGTGATTATTCGAAATGGTCAACGATATCATTTGGCGCCTAAGGCAATGGAAATATTGCTTTTTTTATCATCGACTAACGGTGAAATTGTATCTAGAGAACAAATTTTATCATTTGGCTGGGGTGATAATCATGCGGCAAAAAATAATGTAACTCATATCATTAGTGAAATTCGCCATGTGCTTGATGATCACAAAGAGTGTCCTACCTATATTCAAACTATACCTCGTAAAGGTTATCGTATGCTTCTGCCTACGATTACTAAGTCAAGGAACAGCATCTGGCCTTTCCCTGCCGATCAAGCAGGGCAAATTATTGATTCAGAAAAAAAGTGGAAATTATCTTTTTCATTATTAAAGAGCAGTCGTCTAATTAATGCGAGTGCGGCATATCTAGTTGTATCTTGGGTATTACTGCAGGTGTTTTCAATTATTTTACCCATTTTTGATGTTCCAACATGGGGCGGAAAAGTTGCTGCTTTATGTTTAGTGGTCGGATTTCCCATTGTTATCAGTTTTCAGTGGTTAAAAGAATTTAAAATAAGAAAAAAATTTAATCACGAAAATACAAAAAAGCATCGATTCATCTATCGCCAATTTGCTATTGATAGCTTTTTTGTCTTAATTATTTTATTGGTTATTTATTACGTTTCCACTCACCTTATTGAGAAAATTGAAAATGAAAGTAGCATACAACCAATCAACGCTGTAAATGAAGATAAGGCTCCACAGGCAAATTTTACTGAAAATGCAGTTGCTATTTTATCTTTTCATGCGACTGATACGGTTAATAATCCACAATATTTTATCTCAGGCTTACAAGAAGAACTCATTAACTTAGTTGCATTAAAGCCTGCGTTCAAAGTGTCTTCAATGAGAGCGATAGATGCTCTAGGACCGAAAGCAAGCATTACACAAATTAAAAATAGATTAGGTGTGAAATATATTGTTGAAGGAAAGTCTAAAACGATTAACGGAACATTAATCATAAATACGGTTATGACCGATGTAATAACAGGTTTTCAGGTTTGGTCTGACGAGTCCAAAGGTTCAACAAATGAATTGGTTTTACTTTATAACGAACTATCGCGCAAAATTATTAATGCATTACATTGGCTTATTGTCGGTGATAAATCGCTAAATAATAGCAATTATCTGCCGACTGAAAGTTTTTTAGCCTACGATGCTTATTTACAAGGTAAAGAAAAGTATCGAAATTCAAAAAGTATTAAAGCTTTATATCAGGCAGAGCAATTATTTCTTAAAGCATTACAATTAGATCCAGATTTTGTGCAGGCATCTTCGGCACTATGTCATATCTATTTAGATAAGTATTTACTTAACGATGATACCAATGAATATCAAAAAGGATTAAATGTTTGTCAGTTAATTGCAAGTAATGAGATGGTGTCATTTGAGTCACAGTTAGCGCTAGGCACACTTTATCGGGTGAATGGACAATACCAAAAAGCTGAACAGCATTTAAATAAGGCAAAACTGATTAAACCAGACGCGAGCGAAGTTTTTATTTCATTGGCTGAGTTGTATACAAAGCTTGGGCAAATAAGCAGAGCTGAAAACTTATATCAACAAGCGATTAATCTTGAACGGGGTAATTGGAAAAACTACTATGACTATGGCTTGTTTTTGTTTTATTCAGGCCGCTATGAACAAGCGATCAGTCAATTTAACAAAGTAACCTTAATTAATAAAAATACTGCTATGGTTTTTAATGCTTTAGGCGCTGTTTATTATATGGTGCTAGACTTTGAACAGGCTAATGTTGCTTGGTCTAAATCATTAGCAATTGAGCCTATCTCGGTAACTTATTCAAACCTAGGAACGGTACTGTTTTTTATGCAACGGTTTGAAAATGCGGCAGAAATGTATTTAAAAAGTGCAGAGTTATCGCCTTTAGATCCCACTGTTTGGGGTAATTTAGGTGATGCATACAAATACAGTAAAAATAAACGACCTAATGCTAAATTAGCTTATCAAAAAGGGCTTGAATTAGCGCAAAAAAATGCTCTTATTAACGATAAATATCCTAGTTTACAAGCACAAATTTCTCGTTATTATTCTGAATTAGAACAGTGTGAACAAGCGAAAGTTCACCAAGAAATAGTACTAACAAATAATATTCAAGACCCTTACATTTATTATGATTTAGCGATAGTTTCAATAAATTGTTTTGACGTTGATGCTATCAAACTATTTATTGAAAAAGCTATATTGTTAGGTTATCCATCAAAGCTTTTATTGGCAGATCCGCAGTTTTACGACTATAAACTATGGTTACAGAAATTAGTTAAACCTATTCACAAGAAAAAGGGAATTCAATGA